The genomic interval TTATgtatagtcattcaaaaataatttgtATACACTAATTGGAtgtaagggaacacccccctgaaatgtacaaaaatgaatgggaacatATTGGCACCGTACTAAATatatacacggtgtccaataccactcaattcggGCGTCGTTTCATTCATATTTGattatcatattttttttttttacttgtccatAGGGTATATGTTtcgtccatttgcaatatgatttcataggaagtcaaatcacattatttcacattctgttcaaaccataataaaaacataaaacacaaagTTACCTTCTAGCTGCAGGGTCCAGTTCTgatattatgtgtaggcctagctgaggcgactcCGAATACAACGTTTCGGCTCAATAGGTCATTCGGTGCCCGAGCAAGACCTTAATTGGTTCTGAAAATCCatttttttccatgccttgctacggggtcctagAATGAGCTATcagacagaaacgttgggatccgtctctatgggccgagccgttTTCAATGGACCTAGTCTTGCGAATCTGGgcatttctaaatgtcgtcattttcatAATGGTCCAAATGAAGTGAAGTTATTGCAAAtatacgaggctgtttctcggtccgagaaccttctagagccacataactcaccacgcactatcgacctgagctctagaacaggtttctaaagtttcagaactctaggtctgacggttctttaatCACcctgtctcagattttgaaattatgctttacagctatagcaagacaagcgtttgtgtaagtttatcgatagcatagcattatgtccagctagcagcaggagcttggtcacgaaaatcagaaaagcaatcaaattaaccgtttacctttgatgatctttgtatgttttcactgaggagactcccagttagacagcaaatgttccttttgttccataaagatttttatacccaaaatacctccgtttgtttgtcacgttatgttcagaaatccaccggaaatagcggtcacgacaacaccgagaaaaaaatcataattatatccataatatcgacagaaacatggcaaacgtttttttataatcaatcctcaaggtgtttttcaaatatctattcgataatatatcaaccgggacagttggcttttcagtaggaccaggatgaaaaatggctacctctctcTTTTACGAGAATCACTGAGAGCcatcagctggccacttacgcaatatgttcgtttacgctcattcttcaacataaaggcgtgaaactacgtcgaaaggctgtagacaccttagggaagatGTTGAAAAAGGAATCTTGTTGATATTCCTTTCAATGGACAATAGGGATGCATAAAAAGACAGGGGCTTCAAAATAAgggtcacttcctgattggatttttctcaggatttcgcctgcaatatcagttctgttatactctcagacaatatttttacagttttggaaactttagagtgttttctatcctaagctgtaaattatttgcatattctagcatctggtcctgagaaataggcagtttacttcgggaatgttatttttccaaaaataaaaatagtgccccctagcttcaagaggttaatagTTCAAAcaaaggtaactattgcaggctctgTCTATTTCTACGCACCACACTGTGTCCCTCCGTCCAaactgtgtttgtgtatgtgtgtgagttgtTCTTGGAAATTGTATGGGAGACATGACTGATTTTCAGTTCACGAGGGTtgcacatatgaagttttggaaagatctgacttgtTTAATTATCCCTTTGAAACAGCCCCTATGACACCAactatggcacttccggttggcacaggaagctaaaagtaaacacatatcctcattggggtatgcttttacagaatcctgagttaaGTCTATACGTTAACAAGACTGATTTACATAGTGTTGAATTCACTATTTCTATCAAACATCAGTTtgggtatggaaaaacacttttagggtgattttaaccacttccggttgcttcaggaagcttagaatcgacacaggtagacctcatagtggcctgatggactgtcatcgaagacaggttcataaggcattcataacccacataggcttcaagTTGAATTCaggggagcaggcaatgtattcctatggggaaagAAGTCATTGTAAACTGTGAGATGAAAAATAACCTGTTTTActtactgttaagggttaatgccacacggtcaagttTAGGCTTGCACAGGTCGGGAGGACCTCGGGAACATTCCTGAGGtcaaattgtgcttctcaccctataGGTTCtcccactgtcacccaaaagcaaattaaatttagggccaggcttcattttgggcctacttttttcaCGGTCGCTGAGCgcgctacggtcaagcggggcatcttgttgaactcggcacggccttgagagagaatatggaaatgccattgcaggctctgtgtctttaagcaccgcacttcgtcactccatccttgctgtgcgtgtgtgagagagagagagaccttttctttgacatctgttgggagaaatgactgatttacagttcacgAGGGTTGCCTAATAACacatgaagttttgaaaagatcagaccattttaacccttcgaaacagcacctgacaccattttaaggcacttccggtttacacaggaagctgaaagtgaacacatatcctgTTTGGGTAGGCACTTATAGAATATTGAGTTAAGACTTATTTTACAGAGGGTTGAAtgagtgtgttatttcagaaaatcacagaaatctcgcataGCTCGGAAACACAATTCAACTggatctgtaaaaaaaaaaaaaataacaccTTTTTTTGAACgtcaccaatttgacattgtacgattttgcttaaattacgatagataaatggctggttcttttttttattgacaccgtaggTTCATTTACTTTGACGTGAAGCGGAAAAACTATTGTTCTATTTGAATTTTttacctttaatcccagaaaaatggccataactcaaaaaccgttgaggcctggacgccatcttgttcggggccaactgcccattatgccaaacctatgctcaccaagtttcgtcttcgAAGTCTTTTCCGTTTCGGAGAAAAGGCCACgtcgtgattggtgatgttttgtacatttgcaatatgattccattcgccctcttgtgggatttaccgggacagcggaaaatgaccaaaatttgaacattttataaaacagaaaccgaatgtccgagagactTCGTTTGATGACTTCCTGGAAGATCCGGCCCTGCTGCACGGCCCgccgccgtccgcgaattttagaAATGTTGttggacgtctagtaagggaccgtacatttgcaatgtggactttctcactaaccatatggcgaatgtcaaaatgttcccttaatgTATGTAATTTATGTCCATGCAAattgtgtgacttgttaagaaATGTTTTACTTATTGACtaaatacatttcagcttttcgttTTTAATTAACCAACCCTCTTGAGCAATCTGGAGGTGGGCTACCGTTAGCCTGGTCACAGAGCTGTTTGTGCTGGATAGCCAACATGTTTGGCAAAAACAATgcccataggagttggcaagacagaacAAATAGATCTGAGACCAGGGTAGGGTAGAGGTACTTACAGTCTTGTTCTGCTGGTTGTTCTGGGCTAGCAGATCTGGGTTGGGCTCACTGAAGTTAGGCACTTCGGAATACACCATGCAAAACCTATGGGAGGGAATACATTTAGTGAATGTTAGGAACATTAACCCTGTGTGTTAATACTGCATGCATGTCATTGATATTTAAAAGTAACCCAGCACATTCAAGTAATGTTGCATGCATCAACTTGTACCGAAAAGCATTACAACAATGTAATGTAGCCAGCTTGAGACTATACTGAAGAAatacaaacgcaacatgcaacaacttcaaagattttactgagtaacaGCTTATATAAGGAACAGTCAatataaataaattcattatgcaCCAATCCatggacttcacatgactgggcagaggagcagccatgggtgggcataggcctaaccactggggagccaggcccgacaaagggcttcattacagacagaaatactcctcagtttcattagTCTTCCGGTCTCATGagtcccgcaggtgaagaagccagatgtggaggtcctgggcttgcgtggttacacgtggtctgcggtgaGGCCGGTTGGATTTACTCCTAGATCCTCTAAAAccacgttggaggcagcttatggtagataaatgaacattcaagtctctggcaacagctctggtggacattcctgcagtcatcatgccaattgcatgctccctcaacttgagacatatgtggcattgtgtgacaaaactgcacattttatagtagccttttattgcccccagcacaaggtgcacctgtgtaatgagcatgcagtttattcagcttcttgatatactacacctgtcaggtggattgattatcatggcaaaggtgaaatgctcactaacagggatgtaaactcatttgtgcacaaaattggagaaataagctttttgtgcatatggaaaactGGGAAtcttttttcagctcatgaaacatgggaccaacactttacatgttgcgtttatttttgttcagtatacatgacACCTATATTTCAAAGCAGGGTTGGTTGATGTCAACCTTTGTCCAATCATGATTATGTACCGATAGCATCGTATATGAATGTTTTATCGCCCCGATTGGCCACCCACAAATGTATTTGTTGGAAAAAATATAACTCCTCTAAAACGAAGGGTGGGCTATAGCGTGAAACCTAATGCAGCAGGACGAATCATGACTTAAGTCAATGTGGTTGAAAGCATGGGCAGTGCAGGCAATGGCACATCTTTTCTAATGTTCCCTGCTGGTGGAGGAGCAGAACAGTTGTGTCTGTGGCTTGCACATGATGGAGCAGTGACTGATGATGAACGGGCTGTCttaccgtagtgagctaggttttAGGCCTACATAATGGCCTGGATAGAAGCAGTCTAGTCTTCAGAACTGGATAATAATAGCTTTATTTGCCtcaaaatagaaaaataaatttTGTTTATTCGATCTCTCAAAGCAGTGCTTGAGAATAGCCTATGCCTAGGCTTAGGTTACAGACTTTCATCCTTGTTATTTTTGAAAGCCTCGACTTTAGGAGAACACTGATAGGCTAGAATCCTTGGAAAAAAGCTCATGTTCATAACTTAAACTGGTCTTAAAGCTTTTATGATTGGCCAATTGCCTATCCTCCAATTAGGCCTATTTGGTTTTCAACCCTGCATGGAAGAAATTTCCCAGCCCGCATGGATAATTTATTTCATAATAACGGTTAAACTTCAATAAAATGGTCATTAGCTTTTTCTATAGGCTATTGTTTGGCCTCTTGTTATTAATCCTACCTTAAGGCTTTCAAATAATTATGTTACAGTCATTGTTTGATCAGGAGAAAGCCATGCATAAAACGATGAAGCGTCGCCTTCAGTCATATTCATAGCCTATCGAATGGAGAGAATGGAACATAGGCTACGTTTTTTAAACAGATAGTAAAAGAGTGTGTTATAAAACTGGACATCTTGTGCTGATTTGGTTGAATTCTGTTCTTTCAGGACTACATTCCTCATACATTCTGTAGGCTATACAACATTTATTGAAATGGGCTATAGCATATAGGAATACTCAATGTCACTTGTGTGCTGTCCTGCAAGACAAATGTACTGCGTGGCGCCACTCAAATACGCTAAACCACCTTGGCACATCACGATGTCTTCAACGTCGACCatggctgtcaatcattgtcGATAAACGATGCTATCGCCAAACCTATTTCAAAGCAATATAACCTTCTGTATTCTTAAACTAAATGCAATTCCTCTTTTGCTCAACTATTGTAGATAGATGTAAGAACAGACATGTTTTATTTGATAGAACAAGACATGTTTACAATACAATAGTGGAGGGGCAGTGGGGTTGCACATTAGAAGTTTTTTCaggcaacattttgaaaaacaagcactcttattggacaagttcagatatTTGATTAAAGAAAAAAAAGTTTCAGGCCTGTTGAATGCTACCCATACCATGATATCAATGTTATTTTCTGCTTTTCTTGGTATGAGACTCCTACACTACCACTTTTTCAACATGAGTCATCAATACTACCCTAACCAcagtttttggggggggggggggggggggggggggggacagtctcACTTTGTGTTCTCTGCTTTTATGCATCACTAAATCATAAAGAGTGCGGCAAGTGGCCAGCTGAATTCTCGTGAAATACAGGAAGTTCCTGGTGGTATAAATAGACTGTACTCACTCTCCGATCTTCTGCAGGTCTCCACCTCTTCCAGTGTACAGGGTCAGGCAGCCCTTCCACATGGAGGCGTAGCTGCAGAGATGGAAGAAGTCAAGATACTGTATCTAGCTAACAAAGTACTGGGGTTGGGATCAGTTCCATTTCTACTAACTTTAGAAAAACGTGAATTATATTTCAGAGGGGAAAACAGCTCATGGGTTTTCATAGCAACACATTTTGCTATACTTCTATTCACTTTTCTAAGATTCTTGTCATAACAGAATCAATGGTAAGCCTGTGTAGGTGCTCAGGGGAGTGTATGCTCCATATACTAACTGCTCATATCAGTCAAGGCCTCTACAGGTCATGCAGTGTTTCTCATCTCCAATCCTCAGGTCCTGCCAAGGTTGCATTTCTGTTCTAGTCCAGTaaaagcacacctgattcaacataTCAAATGGCTTAATGAGTAATTAAATGGAATGTTATTGTGCTTGGCTAGAACAATATGTACAACCATGAGGGTAGCCAATGCCAGAGATGAGAATCATTGCAGTAAGCCCAATGGGTGTGGGTAGGGGTCAATACCCTCTGGTCAGCCGGATAATGTCCCCAGGCTGAATGAGGCTGCCCAGCTCATCCCAGACAGAGATGGCGATGCTTCCGCTCTTGTCCGCTACCTTGCAGGAACGCACCTCATGGCCATCCTTCGTCTTGGTTACCCGTCCTAACATATGAGAAAAGAACAAGAGCAAGTGAAGTTATCCCTTTAGAAATGCAATTCAATAAACACAGCTCGTCTACATAGCCTTTGTGATGGGTGACCAAGTCCTCGTGGCTGTAATATGGCACCCTGTAAGAACATGtccaaagcaacaacaaaaaaatacaggtAATTGTATGCTATTACACGgaggcattttttttaaatacttgtTATTACATGTTTGCACTAAGTTGCACAATCGACTCAATTGTTCCTCTGGCCCTTTAAGAAAACGGTAACGAATCTAGGTTGACATGACACGAGAAACACGACATTGTTATCTCCACCAACTTACCTATTTCCAAAACAATGAATACGATATTTAAATTTTTCGATCCAGGCTTCACGTCTTTTATCAAGAACAGACCTTCGTTTATGGCGTTCGACATCTTTAGGAAGCAATTGGGAAAGTGACACGCTAGCAAGCTGTCTAGAAAGCTATGCAATCGGTAGCAGCATTCGGTCGGAAGCTAGCAGCAAAcaagccagctaacgttagttttCAACATAAAGGGATTGTCATAACTTGCTAGCGGTCTATACAAAGTTATTTgagaaacgtttttttttttttttgccacaaCCTGAAACAAAGGAGATGTGGGGTTCCCGATTTATAAAGCTAGCCTCCAAAAGGATAACAAGCTAACGTTACTTTTGCTTTCAATGGATGGACTACTGTAGCTGCTTTACTCCATTTTCTACCAAGCTATTCTCTTAAGGTTACTGTACTTCCTGCTAGAACAATCTTAGTTACACGTGAAAAAACACTACATAAAGCTAGCCAACTACATTAAACGATATGCTTTCTGTGCTAAGTATTAATCTACAACACCAGTTTATGgtgaataaaaaaatatgaacGTCAAAAATGTTTAACCGCCTGACAATCTCTTTCCATATCTGGTGCTAACTAGCTACAGCAGTAACGTTAGCCTGAATATTCTCACAATGGTGAATTTACGCAAAACTTGTGCTTTACTTGAACTAACTAACTACTTACATAACGGAAAAGACTGATGTTGGCTCAATTATAAATTATAGCTAACATTAACACTCATTTCTAGTCTGATGGAGGAAGtagcgctagctaacgttagctgtccaACTTCAGCTTTGTTACAACACAAACTCGTACGTGTCTATGTTGCTAATACATGGCCGCTATATATAATTATTTGATAAACGTAAATTCAAGTGCTGCTAGTAATTAGACTTGAATTATGGCGTAAGAAAATTCTCGGCGAGTTTAAATCTAAACAACTGTGGCACGCTCCCCCCTGCTCTTCAAACAATGCCCCCTAACTACGTCAACGTGCTTCGCCGGTAGAATAAATACACCCGACCATTCCATTTCACTGGCTAGAAAGGGGTGCACGGGAGGGTATTTTTTATTCCATTTCAAAACCATAAATAATCACTGACTATACCCCCTCTCCCGATTTATTTTAAACCCTTTGTCTACTTTCTTCTAAATCACAAAACTGACGAATTATTAGCTTTGGCTGATCTAGCAGTGCAGAATTTGGTGCATAGCAATACCATATTGACTTTTGCAATACGCTATCTTTAAAGATGTATCCAGACAGCCACGCGACAAAAGATAACTTGTGAGGTTATATTTACAGTGCTAGTCACATTGTATCACATTGCACATTGTGTTATAAAGTGTGCTGTGCACTTATGCTATAATGTTAAATTATATCTATATCCAATATACCATGTAGTTCATATATTTCTTTCTTGGCTATGACACTGTTGTGTATGTTCGGTATGCCAAATGACGGCATTTACtctgttaaatatatattttcgaTTTGGGTAAAGTACATCTAAAAATTAAATAACTTAGCAATAGTCAAATCTCTACAAAAATTCGTCACGAACAGGATTCGAACCTGTGCGGGGaaaccccattggatttcgagtccaacgccttaacctctcggccaccGTGACTTGATAAAAAGAGTTTGACATATAGGACTATATAGCGTCAGTTATAAACTTTTTGGTATAACGTTCGGTGCTCCTACACTTTATGTGATTACGATCTCGAACCAGGTGAGTTTAATAACAAAACCATTTTTATGTTTTCTTTCGTATTTTTGCACAACTATTAGTTCGCGTCCAATTGCTTTCGTATTATTGCATAGCAGCAGAATGTGCTTACCTAACCCGAAGACCGGACTTTGAATTGCATTGAATTCTACctcgggtaaaaaaaaaaaaagcgttTTGATCAGGAAAGTTTCCTCTGACGAactctaca from Oncorhynchus kisutch isolate 150728-3 linkage group LG26, Okis_V2, whole genome shotgun sequence carries:
- the nabp1a gene encoding SOSS complex subunit B2 codes for the protein MSNAINEGLFLIKDVKPGSKNLNIVFIVLEIGRVTKTKDGHEVRSCKVADKSGSIAISVWDELGSLIQPGDIIRLTRGYASMWKGCLTLYTGRGGDLQKIGEFCMVYSEVPNFSEPNPDLLAQNNQQNKTGKSDQRGNSPPNQNSGTPAQSGNGAMIPFVNNNSSPSTPRDTVFGGVGRTNGRSPGSAAPPMSTVGPPSAPKPSVTISNGRDPRRAKR